ATGTGTTTGAAATACCCCGGTGTCTTCTTCGGATCCAGCAGTACAGGTGCTCCGGCCACCTCAATCGGTATCCACCCTGCTTCATCCTGCTCCACCACCATCAGCCGGAACTGAAGAAAGCGAAAGAACGGACCTCCCAGCCTGGATTCATACCGGTCAACATTTGCGAAAAGAACAGGTGCCACGGTAACGTTTTGATTGTGATGCCTCAGGTCAATCACACAGTTAACCAAAGGAGCATCCGGATTGGTGAGTTTGCGATTTGAAAGTGATCCTGGCAGCGAAATTTGATCGCACGTCCGGAAATCAATGATCGCATACAGTTTTTGTCTCAGTTCGGGATTATGGCTGCTGAGCACGTGAAACAGTTCATGAACAATCAGACGTTCAAGGCGATCCCGGGACACGGCAATTCGTGATTCCGGTAAAACGACAGCATTTTCGCGACAATACGCTGCTCCGCCTTCTTCTTTACCGTCAGTTTTGACAAACAGGATCTGTTCCGGCAGCGACAGACTGAAAGGACGAAAACGCTTTTCGATGGATTGGACAACCTCAGTGATCGACAGGATTTCGGCATCGGTCCACTGCAGAACGTGCAGTGAAACAAAATCCAGATACTCCTCAACGGTGACATCTTCGTCGCTCAACAATCGGCTTTGACGGTCAAACCGACTCATAGCACTGACAAAAGGATCACGCAGGGTGAGCTTTTTGATACCGGTTTCTCTGTCCGCAAATCCGGCGAGACTCTGCCGGTGAATTCGGATCGTTTCACCAGCAGATGAAGGTCCTGCCAGCAGAACACAGAATCCTGCAATTAAGAGCTGTCGCGTCATGGGCTGATTCCGCCCGATCAGGAGTTTGTAACAAACAGTACGGGCCCACCGGACAGCCCTCAGCGCAGTTTGACACCATCCTGTCAAACTGCGAAAACATTCTGCAGTGAATCACAGTAAGGTTGGAAACGAATATGACAAGCCTCAGATCGTCACACCAACTCAATCGATTGGTTATTCGGTTTCGAAACTCGCCAGGGCGACTACAGGAACGCGCTGCATGGAGCAAATCTTCAGCAATCCGTTATCTGAATCCGCAACAATCGATTTGACGTTCAGGAAACAATTCCCAACTGGCCCCCACGTATTGTTTCACCTGACTGTACCTCTGATAACACAGTATTCCACCGACGAAATCTCATATCCTTGATCACATTTCAGCATGTGTCACGGTCAGGCCGGTATCATGCCGAAAGCTCCGCCTGCAACCTTCTGACGCTGATCCGTTTCCGGATTCATGCAACAGGCGTCCGGAAACTGATGGAAATGCGGCGGACGGCTGTCGGGTGCGTTTCAGAATTTCAGACAGGAAGCTTAGGCACACGTTTTGTCTGACACTTTTAGTAAGTTCGCCTGACACCAGAGAGTGTCTGTGCGGGAAGGCAGTGGAATCCATATTGGAGAATATATTATGAAACATCACATCCTGATGCTGGCTGTCGCTGCCGGCAGTTTGTCGCATGGTGCCGAACCCGGTAATGCAGTGAAAACGCGAGTGATGGATGCGCTGCCAACCGTTGACGGGCTGGCCAGGAAGGTAATGGGAAAGGTAACCTTTCTGGAGGCCGGCGGGTGCCCTGCATTTCTGATCCGGTCTCGGAACGAAAATATTTCGACACCGGTACCGTGGGTGTGGTATGCCCCGACGATCCACGGACAACCGAGACCCGCTCACGCCTGGATGTTCGAAAAGTTTCTGGCCAGAGGCATCGCCATCGCCGGCATCGACGTCGGCGAATCGATGGGCAATCCTGCGGGCCGTGCCACATATACCGCATTTCACAAGCTCCTGACCGAGAAGTACGGATTTGCACAGCGGGCGACTCTGATTCCTCAGAGTCGCGGTGGACTGATGCTCTACAACTGGGCTGCCGAGCATCCCGACAATGTTGCCTGCATTGCCGGGATCTATACGGTTTGCGACATGAGCAGCTGGCCCGGACTTAAACGGGCCTGCGCGGCTTACGAAATGAGTGAGCAACAGCTGGCTGAGGTCCTTCCGATGCACAATCCCATCGACCGTCTGTGGCCTCTGGCGAAGGCCGGCATCCCCATCCTGCATATCCACGGAGACAGTGACACGGCCTGTCCCGTCGAAAGAAATTCGGGGGAATTGGCACGACGCTACCGCAAACTGGGTGGCAACATCAGGCTCATTGTGGTTCCGGAAAAAGGACACGAAGAGGCTCCGGAGTTCTTCCAGTCCCGGCAGGTGGTCGACTTCGTGATCGGAAACACGTGTCAGGCCGTTAAGAAACGTTAAACGAGCTCATCTTCGTGAATGCACGGGAAGGTCTGTAAGATCCTAATTCCGCCACGTAGGTCATCGCGGTAGTGATCGGGCTGGAATTAGAGACCAATGGTCGTTATGGTGCGTGACTTGGTTTTCGCCGTTTTGTGATTAAATTCAACTTTCTGTGTACGGCTGCTTCACCTGTTGATTTTGCAGCAGAACAAATTAACTGTTTCGTTATGCCAAACTCCATTTCCGCCAAGAAGTCTCTGCGTCAAAATCAAAAACGGCGAATGCTGAATCGTCAGTATCGGTCCCGGTTGCGCACTGAATTGAAGAAATTCCGTTCGTTGATGCAGGAAACTCCTGCTCAAGCCGACGCCGACAAGGCGTTGAGTCAGGTAACAAAAGTCATCGACCAGGCTGCTGCGAAGCGACTGATCCACAGAAATACGGCCTCACGTACCAAGTCCCGACTGGCTGCTCTTAAGAAAAGTGTCTGCAGCTAAGCTATGCCTGGGACTTAGAGTTCTGAGTGCAGGCCGTTTCTGATGCAATCGATGCAACACAAGATAAAACGGCTGCGGACCAGTGGTCCGCAGCCGTTTTTGTGTGTCGGCCCCAGGCAACGACAAAAGGGCGTGAAAATGTCGTTCGGAATGGTATCGCCGTCATTCTGTCTGCTGGCCGCAGTAAGCTGCCTGACCACAAGCCATTCGGCAGCCGAGGCAGAACATCCGGTTTCGGTCACGGAAACGCATGTTTTTGTGACACAGCGGTCCGCTCGTGCGCGTATCCGACTGTTCGCTGAGGACTTGTTGTTGTTTCAGCAACTGGAACCCGACAGCGAAGGTAAATTGTCCGAACAACAATTGAAGCGAGGCCTGGAGCAGCATCGTAATTTCCTGACGAAACGTGTCACAATCCGAGACGCAGACGGCCTTCTGATTCCATCAAAAATCACCGACATAGTGCCGTTTGAGATCCCTGCCGGGGGAATTCCGGAAGAAGATCTGATGCTCTACGAAGTCACGTACGAACTGGAATTTCGATTTAAAACCCCGCCGGAATTCCTGACGTTTCAGCAGGATATTACCGACGATAATTTCATCCTGCCTTCTGAAATGAAGCTGACGATTAACCAAACCGGCAGTGGCAACATCATTGCCGGGATTCTGCTGCCTGGATCAGCAGTCACTCATCGGTTTGACTGGGAAACTCCACTCAGTCCGGACGCTTCAGACGATGAGTATAAGTCATGGCTGCAAAAACAGCGACAGGACACCCTGGGAATCACCAGTTACAGCAGTGTCTATTCATTTGTCTATCTTGAACCAGGAGAAGTCCGTCACGAGCTTCTGATTCCACTGGCCAGTCTGGCTTCCGTTCTGCCGATCGAGCACGCTGATCCTGCGTTCCTGGAAATTCCCGAACAGGAAGCAGCAGCCGGACTGATCCGGGACTGGCTTGCTCAGGTCAATCCAGCGCGAATCAATGGAACGGACGTGGCAACGGAGTTCAGCCGGATTGACTTTTACGGTCTCAATCTGCGGGATTTCGCCCGCCAGGCGGAAGCCCGTCGAGTCAGTTTCGCCAGTGGGCGCGTGGGAATCATCCTCCGATATCTTCCCCTGGATAATTATGTCACTGACGTGGAGCTTCGTTGGGATACTTTTCACTCATCAATGCGAAAAATCCGTTCTGTCGTCGTCCCGTGGACCGGTGAAATTGAACGATTTGAGTTCTCTCGATTTAAAGCCTCAGAAGACAACATTTTTCGCTGGTCAGCAGATGAGCAGGAGGTGCCCGGTCTTGCAGAACCGGTGCCTCGCGAGCTCCCGGAAATGCCACGCCTGCGAGTCCCGCTTGTATCCTGTGCGCTGGTTTTTTGTGTTCTGCTGGTCCCGTTTATCACGAAACGACAGTGGCAGGGCACACTGGTCTGTCTTGTGCTTGCTGCTGCATGCTGGCCAATTGCAGGCACCGAGATCCCGCATCCATTGAAACCGGTTCCCAGGCTTTCTTCGGTAAAAGCGCGTGAAATTGCACAGAGGCTCCACTCAGGAACCTATCAGGCACTGGATTTTGGCACCGAACGTCGGATTTACCTGGCGCTGGACCAGTTTGTCGACGGACCACTGCTGGAGTCACTGTACCTCCGGCTGCGCGAAGGACTTGCGGTCAGAGAACAGGGCGGTGCCGTGGCAAGAGTTGCTTCTATTGAATACGTTGATGGAACCCTGCCTGCCTCATCTGCGGATTCACCTGAGTGGCCAGGTTACAGATTTCGGACTACGTGGATCGTTGCAGGCACAGTGGAACACTGGGGGCATGTTCATGAACGGCGAAACAGATTTTCTGCTGTAGTGAACATAGAACCGCGAGACGGCTGGTGGAAAATCACAAACATGCAGGTTGACTCTCAGGAAAGTCTTTCGGGAGTCACCAGTCTGCGAAAGTTTCAGGACTAGTCGATGTCAGAATCACCCTGTATTTTTTTGTTGTGTAGCGATCTGATGATGACCAGCGCTGTCAGCAGTGATGCTGCCCGGAATGGACTGAATTTTCGGAATGTGGCAACTCCGAATCAGCTTCACGACTGCACAGATCACGATCTCATCATTATCGACCTTGCGTCACCGGGACTGAACCTCCAGCTGGCAGGCAATGCGTTGAGTGATCATTTAAGGCGGTCTGCAGTCCTGTATGGTCCACATGTGCATCACAAACGGTTTGAGCAGGCCCGCGATGCCGGGTTCGAAAGACTGATGACAAGAGGACGCTTCAACGCGGAAGTGAGTCAGATCATCGACGACTTTGCTGCCAAATGACATGCTCTCCGAATGTCGTTTGTGTGGAATGTTCTGTCCGGCGGGCTACGACTGCGGGCCCGCGGTATTGTGAACTCCAAAAGAAATCGACTGGAAGTCGAGTGCCTGGCAGGCTTCATACAGGGTAAACCACGGTTGATTCGGCACCCGGTCATCGATATCCAGAATGACCCGTGTGGTCGGATCGATTTTGGAAAGCTGAACCAGCCTCTGACCGAGATCTTCCGCCTGAATGGACTGAGAATTGAGCTGCATGGTGATATTCCCCGGCGTCCCCCCGGGGAGAAGAGAGATTCGAACAACCTGCTGCTCAACACGATCAAATTTTTCCGACGGCGGAGCCTCATCCGGCACCAGGGTACCGGATCCAAGTTCCACAGGCACTAACAGATCCGGCAATTGTCCCACTGAAGCACAAACGAAGAAGACAAGCAACAGAAACACCACATCGATCATGGGTGTCATGGCTTCTCCCTGCAGCGAAGACTGACGATTGTGCTGTCCCGGAATTCTCATGTGGCGTCCATCGAAACTGCGAACTGAATCGAACGAATGTTGTGGCGGGCACATTGTTCAATAAGCGGACGAATCCTGCCGAACTGACCGTTTCGATCGGCACGAATTCGCACTTCGGGAGAACTGTCCTCCGAATGAGCGGTTACCGCAAGTCCCGTAATTCTTTGCAGAACATCGTCCTGAGTTCTTCGAATGCCGCCGAGAGAGTAACTTCCATCCGCCAGAATCGTAATGGTGATTCGGTGTACCGGATTCTCGTCTGTGCTCGCCACGGACACTTGCGGCAGATCGACAGCTTCTGAATTTTCGCTGCGGACGAAATGGCTGGCAACCAGAAAAAATATGATCAGCAGAAATACGACGTCGATGAGCGGCGTGATGTTGAACTGCAGCGTTCCGCGACCGGAAAACCTTGCTGGTAATCGCATCCGTGACCTCCTGTCTGCAGTGTATCCGTTTTGTCTTTAGCAGAACACAACCAAAACAAAATGCCGCAGAAGCTGGGCTCTGCGGCATTGTCTGACACTCAGGTCTTACAGGTCACACTCGACAGACGTCATCAGTGACGGCAGCCGCCATAGTATCCCCCGTAATATCCGCGGCGGCCATAGTACCGAGGACTGTATCCGTAGCTGATTCCGAAACTGCGACGGTACGGACTCCGACGATACCCATAACCCCAGCCGCCATAGCCCCGGCCGCCATACCCCCGGCCGAAGCTGATCGAAAATCCACTGCCTCGACCTCCGTAACCATAACCAGACCCGTAGTGAAGGCCTCTTCCGAAGCCTCGATGATAGTGACCGGCACTGGCTTTTGTTGCAGTGGCAAACATCATTCCTCCGGCCACCAGAAACAGGAACATAAATCTCTTCATGGGTTCTTCTCCGTCAGGAATTCAATACGTTCAAAATGGGTTGGAAAAAATTGCGAGGATGGCCGATTGATCACCGACCGGTGAACATTGAGAGGATCCCCTGCGATACGATGCAGGCGACCGATCATTCAGTCGTTTCTCATGATGCAACAAGAGCTTCAGATATCGAGGACAGTCTCGAACTCACTCAAGCGCCCCGTGAACTCGGACCGTTCGATACTGCAACCCGGTTGATCGGCTGGACACACGCGTGCCTATGCAAATCTCAATTCCGTCCGAGCTGGTCACAACCGTTGACACGCAAACTCGATACCGAAAAGGGATCCGAAGAAACGGATTACCATAAACCCCTGAGGGAAAAGGGACTTAACGCAGAATCGCTGCCTGTTAAATCTTGTTCTAACGGCTATCAACCGTCGTCAGTCACACAACAAGTGTCATCATCACGACGGCACTCGGTGAATAGCTCAGACTCAATCTGCCGATCACCAGTCAGGCAGATGTGGTTCAGACCAGACTTCAGACCTGTGCGAAACTCCAGTGGGGAGGGATCACTGCACCTCGACGAACGACAGCAATTCCATCGCGCACAAACACATCACCGTAGTCACCATTGGCCGATGGAGCCTCACTCGCCACGATTCTGGCTCCCGCACCGATCACCACGTTCTTGTCAATCAGGGCACCTTCGATTTCGGCACCGGCACCGACACCCGGACTGGGCGCATCGGAATTGGGGCCGGATTCGTAATAGTCGGCTCCCATAATGACGGTGTGACGCATCTGGACCTGCTCAGCGATCTGACAGCGCAGACCGACAACGCTGTTCAGGATTTTGGCATTGGGTCCGACAAAGCAGCCATCGGAGACAAGACTGCTTCTGATGTGGCAGCCGTCGAACCTCGATGACGGAAGAAAACGCGGGTGCGTGAAAATCGGCCAGCGGCGGTGGGCAAGTGTGAACGGAGGATGCGGCTGAGCCAGCATCAGATTGGCCTCATAGAAGGACTTAATTGTACCGATGTCGGCCCAATAACCATCAAACAAATGGGTCTGCACATGATGATTGCGGATAGCCAGGGGAAAGATATCCCTGCCAAAATCATCGTGGGTGGTTGTCTCCAGCAGATCGACAAGCACGTCCCGATCAAACAGGTAGATTCCCATACTGGCCAGGTATTCACGTCCGCGGGCTTCTATTCCCTGACGGTCAATCCATTCAGTGGACATTCGCACAGTCGACAGGGCATCCTGAGTTTGCGGCTTCTCCACGAACCCGGTCACTCGTCCGGTATCGTTGAGCTGCATGATGCCAAATCCTCGTGCCGCATCATCGTCAACAGGGACGGTTGATATCGTTACAGCGGCATCTGCCTTCAGATGCGTATTCAGCATCTGATTATAATCCATACGATACAGCTGATCGCCGGAGAGAATCAGCACATAGCGAATCCCTGGTTCCCTGAGGAACCGTAACTGTTTGCGAACGGCATCAGCAGTCCCCTGATACCAACTTTGCAAGTCCAGAGTCTGCTGGGCAGGAAGGACTTCAACAAACCCGTCGGAAAAAACGTCAAAACTGTAGGTCTGCCGAATGTGTCGGTGCAGGCTCACCGAATTGAACTGAGTCAGTACATAGATTTGGTTCAGCTGACTGTGCAGGCAGTTGGAAATTGGCACGTCAATCAATCGATACTTGCCTCCAATCGGAACCGCAGGCTTCGACCGTTTCTCCGTAAGCGGTCGAAGCCGAGTTCCTTTACCACCACCAAGAATAATACCGATTGTGTGCCGCATTGCGCGTCGGTTTCTCCTAGGGAAGGGGAGACATCACAGACTTCGATTGTC
The DNA window shown above is from Fuerstiella sp. and carries:
- a CDS encoding prolyl oligopeptidase family serine peptidase → MKHHILMLAVAAGSLSHGAEPGNAVKTRVMDALPTVDGLARKVMGKVTFLEAGGCPAFLIRSRNENISTPVPWVWYAPTIHGQPRPAHAWMFEKFLARGIAIAGIDVGESMGNPAGRATYTAFHKLLTEKYGFAQRATLIPQSRGGLMLYNWAAEHPDNVACIAGIYTVCDMSSWPGLKRACAAYEMSEQQLAEVLPMHNPIDRLWPLAKAGIPILHIHGDSDTACPVERNSGELARRYRKLGGNIRLIVVPEKGHEEAPEFFQSRQVVDFVIGNTCQAVKKR
- the rpsT gene encoding 30S ribosomal protein S20 is translated as MPNSISAKKSLRQNQKRRMLNRQYRSRLRTELKKFRSLMQETPAQADADKALSQVTKVIDQAAAKRLIHRNTASRTKSRLAALKKSVCS
- a CDS encoding biopolymer transporter ExbD; translated protein: MRIPGQHNRQSSLQGEAMTPMIDVVFLLLVFFVCASVGQLPDLLVPVELGSGTLVPDEAPPSEKFDRVEQQVVRISLLPGGTPGNITMQLNSQSIQAEDLGQRLVQLSKIDPTTRVILDIDDRVPNQPWFTLYEACQALDFQSISFGVHNTAGPQS
- a CDS encoding biopolymer transporter ExbD, whose protein sequence is MRLPARFSGRGTLQFNITPLIDVVFLLIIFFLVASHFVRSENSEAVDLPQVSVASTDENPVHRITITILADGSYSLGGIRRTQDDVLQRITGLAVTAHSEDSSPEVRIRADRNGQFGRIRPLIEQCARHNIRSIQFAVSMDAT
- a CDS encoding glucose-1-phosphate adenylyltransferase, whose amino-acid sequence is MRHTIGIILGGGKGTRLRPLTEKRSKPAVPIGGKYRLIDVPISNCLHSQLNQIYVLTQFNSVSLHRHIRQTYSFDVFSDGFVEVLPAQQTLDLQSWYQGTADAVRKQLRFLREPGIRYVLILSGDQLYRMDYNQMLNTHLKADAAVTISTVPVDDDAARGFGIMQLNDTGRVTGFVEKPQTQDALSTVRMSTEWIDRQGIEARGREYLASMGIYLFDRDVLVDLLETTTHDDFGRDIFPLAIRNHHVQTHLFDGYWADIGTIKSFYEANLMLAQPHPPFTLAHRRWPIFTHPRFLPSSRFDGCHIRSSLVSDGCFVGPNAKILNSVVGLRCQIAEQVQMRHTVIMGADYYESGPNSDAPSPGVGAGAEIEGALIDKNVVIGAGARIVASEAPSANGDYGDVFVRDGIAVVRRGAVIPPHWSFAQV